The Saprospiraceae bacterium genome includes the window GCGAACTGCAATACCTGAAAAGCCAGGGCTTGCCTATCAAAAAACGAGCAGAGGTACTCGGTATCATCAGTCGCGGTCGCAAAACGATTGCTATCGCAGGTACCCACGGGAAAACGACGACCACCACTATTACGACCCACCTTTTGCGGGAAGGGGGAATCGATTGTTCTGCTTTTTTGGGTGGGATTGCCCAAAATTACGGCTCTAATTTCATCGCCGGCAAGAGTGAATGGGTAGTGGTAGAAGCCGATGAATACGATCGTTCTTTTTTACAGCTGTCTCCCGATATCGCTGCCATTTTGTCTATGGATGCTGATCACCTGGATATTTACGGCGATAAGGAGAACATGTTGGAAACGGGTTTTAAGGCTTTTGCCAGAAAATTAGGCCCGGAAGGAGAATTGTGGGTGCGGCAGGATTTGCAAAGCCATTTTCCCCACGCCCATACCTTTGGTTTGGAAACAGGGGAGGCAAAAAGTAGCCAAATAGCGGTTGAAGAAGGCTTTTTTACCTTTGATTACAATGGCCCAAAAGGCGAGATCAAAGGATTGAAATTTACCCTTCCCGGCCGCCATAATATTGAGAACGCCACCGTTGCTATAACGATAGCACTGGGGTTGGGCGTAAAACCAGCAGCCATTCGCCAGGCACTGATGACCTTCAAAGGGATCAAAAGGCGATTTGACATTATTCATAGGAGTGAAGAAGTGGTGTACATCGACGATTATGCTCATCATCCGACCGAGTTGAAGGCGGCTATACAGGCGGCCAGACAGCTGTTTCCCGGGCGACATATCTGCGGCATTTTTCAACCCCACTTGTACTCCAGGACACGGGATTTTGTCGATGGTTTTGCAGAGGCCCTCGATGGCTTGGATGAACCCATTTTAATGGATATCTATCCGGCAAGAGAGCTTCCTATACCTGGTGTTACGTCTATGATGATACTGGAGAGAATGAAGAATAAGCACAAACGGTTACTTGCGAGAGAAGACATTCTGCCCTATTTGCAGGCCAATAAGGTAGATGTTTTACTAACGCTGGGAGCTGGCAATATAGATCAATTGATTGAACCAATAAGCAGTCTGTTAAGTTGATATGGCAAACAAACGCATAAGTCCGGATTATATTAAAAGTCTAAAAAAAATAGGCTGGGCGGTCTTATTCTTTGTCTCCTTGGGATTGGTTTTTAATTCAGTTGGTAAAAAGGAAAATGCAGCGGTAAAGAAAATCAATGTCAATATTAGCCCGCTGAGTGATGGCAGTAAGTTGGTAACCGAAGACGACATTGAAAAAACAATTGAGCTTCGTTTTGGCGTCCCACTCACTGCCCTGGCCGTGAAGGAGGTAAATATAGAGCGACTTGAAAGGGTGCTGGAAGAAGACCCCTTTATCATTGATGCCGAAGCTTATTTAGACGCTCAAAACAGGGTGACGATTGATATCGTTCAACGCGAACCCATTTTGAGGGTCATTGACAATAATGGATTGAATTACTACCTGGATAAGGATGGGTTTAAAATGCCGCTGTCTGAACATTACTCGGCTAGGGTAATGGTGGCCACGGGCAATTTACCCCCGCATGTTCCCAGCTTTCTGACCCGCCCCCAGAATTATCTGAGGGAAGTGTTTGAGCTAACGGAAATTTTGAAAGCGGATGATTTTTTTAAAGCCCTGATCCAGCAAATTCACGTGAGCAATAGGGGCGAATTGACCTTGATCCCGGTCGTTGGTAGGCATAAGATCTATTTCGGCCGCTATCGCGATCCTGAGGATAAATTGGAAAGACTCAAGGTGTATTACCAGAAAATACTTCCGAATGAAGGTTTTCGTCGGCACAGTAGTATTGACCTGAGGTATAAGGGGCAAGTGGTAGGGAAGCGATAAAACAAGATTGATTAGGATTTTAAAACATATTATTTTAATTTAGTGTAAATTTTGAATTATTTTAGGTGTAGGAGGCTAATTTTTTATACTGGCTATACCTTTTGAACCAAAAAAATAATGAAAGATGGAAACAAAACCTTTTAATTCAAACGTCGTAGTCGCATTGGATATCGGTACGACCAAGGTTTGCGCCATCGCTGGTCGAAGGAATGAACACGGTAAGTTAGAAATCTTGGGATTCGGCAAAGTCGATTCCGAGGGAGTGCTGCGTGGAGTGGTTTCAAATATCGAGAAAACAGTGAAGGCAATTGGTGAGGCAACGGAATACGCACGCCGTAGCGCTAAAACAGATTTCAAAGTGGTGCAAGTTGGTATTGCTGGGCAACACATCAAAAGCCTGCAACACCGGGGTATTCTCACCCGAGACAATGACCACACTGAAATCAGTATGCGTGACATTGATCGACTTATCAGTGACATGTATAAATTAGTATTGCCTCCGGGGGATAAAATCCTGCACGTTATTCCACAGGAATATACGGTCGATAACGAACAGGGCATTACCGATCCCATCGGAATGTCAGGCATTCGCCTGGAAGCCAATTTCCACATTATTACCGGTCAGATTTCCGCCTCTAATAACATTCACCGCTGTGTGGAAAGAACGGGACTGAAAGTAGCTAATATGACCCTCGAACCGATTGCCTCTGCGGCAGCTGTGCTGAGTGAGGAGGAAAAAGAGGCTGGGGTTGCTTTAGTCGATATCGGAGGCGGAACCACAGATATCACGGTCTTTCAGGATGGGATCATCCGCCATACTGCTGTCATCCCTTTTGGTGGCAATGTGATCACCAAAGACATTAAAGAAGGTTGCAGTGTGATGGCCCAACAGGCAGAACGCCTAAAAATAAAATTTGGCTCCGCCTTGGCGGATGAGGTCTACGACAACCGCATCATTACCATACCTGGCTTGAAAGGTCGTGATCCCAAAGAGATTTCAGAGAAAAACCTGGCTCGAATTATTCAGGCAAGGGTGGAAGAAATACTGGATTATGTCGTTTGGGAAATCCGACGTTCAGGTTATGAACGAAAGTTGATTGGTGGCTTGGTACTAACCGGTGGTGGTGCCTTGTTGAATCACATCGACAAGTTGGCCGAATTCCATACGGGCATAAGTGCGCGAATCGGTATCCCGGTTGAGCACCTGGCCCATGGTTATAGCGAACAATTGAGTAGCCCAATCTATGCAACAGGCGTTGGTTTATTGCTGAAAGGATTGGACGATCTGGATACAGGCAAATTTGTGATCGAAGAAAAAGAGGAAGAGCCTGAATTAACGACAGTGGAAGATGTCAATACCAACAAATGGTATGATCAGCTATTCAAGAAAACGAAGGAATGGTTTGAAACCGAACCAGATACTGATTTTTAAGCCTATGCTTGACATTTTGTTGAAAAGGTTAAGGGGGGGAAGTTTAAGGTTTAAAGTTTAAAGCCCGGAATAGGGTGCTAAACTGCTCAACTTTTAATCTCCTAAACAGCAAATGTCCAGTAGAATGATATTATACTAATAACAAATAATCCCTATTTAATAGGTTGTTGGATGAGCACTTACTGATACTAAAAGCCGTCCAGCGCATTTTTACAAAAAAAACCAGCAGCCATGATGTTTGATTTGCCAAAAGATGAAAGCCCTATCATAAAAGTTATCGGCGTAGGTGGTGGTGGTAGCAATGCCGTTACCCATATGTACCGACAAGGTATTGTAGGTGTAGATTTTGCCGTTTGCAATACGGATTCTCAGGCCATGGACCTGAGCCCGGTGCCTACTCGTATGCAATTGGGGCCAAATTTGACAGAAGGTCGCGGAGCCGGAAATAAACCCAATATTGGAAAACTGGCCTGCGAAGAATCTATCGAAGAAATTCGCAAATACCTGGATAATAACTGCAAAATGTTATTTATTACCGCAGGTATGGGCGGTGGTACCGGAACGGGTGCCGGACCAATTATTGCAAAAGCGGCCAGAGAAATGGATATTCTAACGGTAGGGATCGTAACCTTGCCTTTTACTTTTGAAGGCCGGAAAAGAACGGTGCATGGTGCCGAAGGATTAGAGGAGATGAAAAGAAATGTCGATACCCTGATTGTCATTTCAAATGATAAACTGCGCCAGATTCATGGAAACCTGTCCATTTCTGATGCCTTCTCCAGGGCAGATAATATTTTGACCACTGCGGCCAAAGGCATTGCCGAAATCATTACCGTTCCTGGATACGTCAACGTCGACTTCGAGGATGTCAATACCGTTATGCGGGATAGTGGCGTAGCTATTATGGGGACCGCCTCTGCCGAAGGGGAAGACCGTGCGCGCCGGGCCGTCGACGAGGCTTTGCATTCACCATTGTTGGAAGATAATGATATCAAAGGGGCACAGCATATCTTGCTCAATATTACTTCCGGGACAAAAGAAGTAACCATGGACGAAATTTTCGAAATAACGGAATTCGTTCAGGAAGAAGCAGGGTATGGCACAGACTTGATCTGGGGTAATTGCTATGATGAATCGCTTGGCGAAAAAATCAGCGTGACCGTCATTGCAACTGGTTTTGATAATAGGACCAACCACCTGAAAACCAAACAAGACGACCGCATTATTGTCTCTCTTGATGACGAGACCACTAAGCCGATCACTCATCAACCGGATAAAAAAAAAGGTTTATCTGATATAGGTTTTGAAGGCTTTAATGAGGCATCTTCCCAAACCATTGAGTTCGATGATGTTCGCTCTACCATAGATAAGTACCAGCGCAATCGTTACTCCTATGATGAGCCTTATCAAAAAGACCAGGACAAGGAAAAAAGGGAAGAGGAAATGCGCAGGCAAAAAGAGCAGGAAATTAAACGCCGGGAGCGCCTTCGCAATACCAATTTGAAATTGAGTAATCCGAATACGATCAATGAATTGGAGGCTGAGCCAGCATACCTCAGGCGTGGCGTTCACTTAGATGACGTCCCTAGTTCAGGCGATGAAACGATGTCTAAATGGACCATTTCAGACGATGATGAACTGGAATTTCGACAAAACAACTCTTATTTACACGACAATGTAGATTAATTTGATGACTGCTGGTTTCTGAACAACACACAAGAACTTTTCATTTGTCCAAGGCAATCTTACTTGCCGCCTAAGACAGTAGCTTGTTATAGGGGAATCGGCCCTTTTTTCAAGCTATAAAACCTTAGCTTTGCTAAATCCGCTACCCTGCCCAGGGGGCGGATTTAGTTTTTGGAGGGATAAAGGTACAAAGTGGTACTAACCCGTAAACCTTCAGATTCTATAGTTTCTTCTATTTTTGTAATAAGAAAATCTTTTTGGCGAATCCAATAGATTCTTTGGATGGGAATTTCAATACTGGGGACAAGTTCTGATTGAAGAGTAGGAAGTTGATAGTGAGCCTTTAATTGATAGTGCATTTGGCCATCAATTTTTTCTTCTACTAAGCTTTCAAGGCTTTCATAAGCTTCAGCATCTACGAATAGCGTATCTGAGTCTAGAAAGATGCTAGGGAAAATTTCTGCTAAACTCAGATGAAAAACAAGGTTCTCCTTTAAAACCCACTCAAAATTGATGCTATCTTCGAAAATCGGACTATTCTTGGACGAAATACTGAAAAAAGCATCTGCTCGATTAATTGTTTTTTGAGCAAATAAGTAAGTTTGGGCTTCACTCTCATTTAGGTGATTCAATTCAAATTGAAAAATGGAGGCGTCTTTTACGAAGTTTGTTTTGAAATGGCCATTGAGGAAAACGGGGTTTCCTAAAATGGCATAGGTTTGTGTAAACTGGCCTTCATCCTGGTAAGCTGCCATTTGTTGGTATGCGTTTTTGCTTTTAGCCAATATTTCAGCAGCTGATTGGCTTATGAGAAGACTGCTACTTGAAACCAAGAGCAGCGAAGCGAATATTAGTTTCATGGTTCTTGCAATGTAATTGAGTAATGATATAACAATAACTTCCTTCTTTTGCAGCCATATTTCGTTAAAAGCTACGATTTAACTGGTCTATAACTACGCCTGTTTGTCGGCAAAGGATTTCTGACACTTTTTGTACAGGATAAGCAGTCTGGCCACAAAATTAGCTACCTCAAACGGAGCGCTTATTATTTCCATTACTTATCGGTAAATACTATGCCTAAATTACTATATAGATATTCGTTTTTCCTATTTTTCCTTTGTCTTTTTGCTTGCACCCGCGAAGAAAAACCACCCTTTTCCTATCCCCTCCGCACCATTGAATCCAAAAAAATATGGGATCGCGCATTTCACAATGCCTTTGTTGACCTCATTGCTTTTCGAGGCCAATTGTTGTGTGCATTCAGAGAGGGTGATGGCCACGTAACCGGTAAAAAAGGCAAAATAAGAATATTGGCTTCGGAGGATGGCAAGCACTGGCGCCCCATTAGTCTCTTGAAAAAGGAAGGCATTGATTTGCGGAATGCCAAATTCAGTATTCGGCCGGATAGCATGTTGGTGCTTACCGGCTTAGGGACAGATTACCAAGGGGAGGTATATGAATGGTATACCTGGGTCGCTTATTCGGAGGATGGCAAGACCTGGACCCCGCCGAGGCGGACCCGTGGTATTCCCTCCAATAATTGGTTTTATGATTTAAATTGGCAAGGCGACTATGCCTATGCCCTTCCGATGATAACGGGTACAGATCCGGTGACGGGCATTGTGCAATCGAGACAACGCACCATGGCCCTGTTTAGGTCAAAAGATGGCATGAACTTTAGCCAAATCGGCGATACCCTAGCCCTTTCTCCGCTAGTCGGAGAAGCGCTGATCCGTTTTAAACCAGACAGTACCATGTTTTTCCTGATCAGAGATGGCGGCGGGCACTCGGTAACAGGCTACTACGGCACGGCTAAGCCTCCGTATGATAGCCTCCATCCGCTACCGCTGGACCACGGATTGGGCGGCCCTAACCTCCTCCTGCTTCCCGATCAAAGCTGGCTGCTGGGCACCCGCGAATGGCCAGAGGAACGCCTCGACTGCCTCAATGAAAGCCTCACGGTATTCATGCGCATCAAAGAAGATGGGACCTTTCGTAGGGTTTTCGTGTTGCCTAGCGAAGGCGATACCGCTTATCCAGGTTTGGCTATTTTGAATAATACTTTACATATTGCCTATTACTCTGGGCACCAGGGCTGGCCTTCTATTTATTATAGCCAGGTATTGCTGGACTCGATAATGGGGTGGTAGGGTTAAGAGCATGTTTGGAGGTCACCTTTTATTCACGACCTTTATAGTGATTTATGGTGTTCATGAATCTCCCAAGGTCGATTTGGGCCTAAAACTATCCCTTTTTCGCTGATACTTCGTTACTTTTTTCGTCCGTACCGAAGGGTATGAACTTCAAAAAGGCACTGTTGATACATTGTATCAAGCCATCCCAGTCAGCGAAAAATTGACACTTTTTGCCTCCAAAAGCGACCTCCAAACATGCTCTTAGGGAAAGCGCTTATAGCGGATGGTCCTCCTCTCCTAAAAGATTAGAAAGATTTCAAGACAAATCCATAATCCCACAGCAATTCTCCAGGATCTGATCGAAGAAACCTCCTGGAAGATATTCCCAAATCCGGTAAAAAAAGGAGGGCAGCTATATATAACCCCCAATGGGCTGAATAATTTTGAGCTGGAATGGGTTTTAATTTATAGCGCAAATGAGAAATTGATCCACAAAAGCCCTTTTAAGGGCGAACCAATTGCTATCCGCGATTTTTCGGCCGGCCTTTATTGGGTGCTGCTTTACGCCCCTGGTAAAAGTCCTGTTAGAGAAAAATTGCTTATTGTTGAGTAAGCCTGCGACAAAGGCCCCAGTTCTATATTTAATTCGTTATCTTTCCGCTACATTTTATCTGCTCGCCTGTTCTCCGACAGGCGGCTCGGCTTTTAAACTATGTGGGATCAGGTACAAACCTATTTCTGGCCCTGGGCGGCCCTGATTGGCCTTTCGCTAGCCCTGGTTTGGGCTTGCAAAAGACATCCCTTTTGGGGTAAACGGCTCCTAGGTATCCTCTTTCTCCTGGGCGGGCTGGCAAACCTATTCCTGGCCATTTTCGATCCGCGCGATTACCTGGTGTTTGGGCGTTTTACTTTTTTTTCCTTTTACCGTTGGTTTATCTATATGATATTATTTAGGCAGGCTTTATGGATGGGGACTTTATTGGCACTCGTGCATCTTTATATCGCTTATCACTTCCTAAAGGGCGGACCACTTTCTACCTTAAGTGTGGTAATGGCCATTGCCTTATTATTGCTTTTGGCACCCCTTGGATTTGGTTCGGCCTTTCCTGCAACAGTTTTCCTAATGGCTGGGGTGTATTATGTAAAAGTAAGTATGGACTTAGAAACAGGTTCTTAAATTAAGGCAAATGGGTGGAGTTAAAGAGATTTTTATTTTTTTCATGCTTAAAGTCGTATCTTGTGGTGAAATTATGGGGCTGTAGGTAAAGACCTGCAACTTAACTTATTTAATTTCGTTAACTTGTGAGACAGAAGTTCCCCATAAACAACTAGAAAAGAACAAAAATACATCCATTGAATTTTAGAGAATTACATTTGAATGAGCTGTTGCTTGAAGGCTTAGATGCGATGGGCTTTGAAAAAGCAACGCCTATTCAGGAGAAAGCCATCCCCGCAATTATAAAAGGCCAAGATATTATCGCCTGTGCCCAAACAGGTACTGGAAAAACAGCTGCTTTTCTTCTACCGGTGCTTGATCGGCTTATTACAAAACCTGCAACAGGTATTGATACTTTAATCTTGGTTCCCACCAGGGAATTGGCAACCCAAATAGATCAACAACTAGACGGTTTTGCCTATTTTCTTGATATCACCTCCCTCCCTATATATGGTGGAAGAGACGGAGCTTCCTTTGAACAGGAAAAAAAGGCGCTTTCGATGGGCGCCAGCATCATTGTCGCAACCCCTGGCCGCCTGATTGCCCACCTCAACATGGGCTATGTCAAAATGGACAAATTGCGTCACCTCATTTTGGATGAGGCCGACCGCATGCTGGATATGGGATTTATTAATGATATTCAAAAAATCATTGATTTCCTTCCTAAAAATAGGCAAACCTTGATGTTCTCGGCTACTATGCCGAGTAAAATAAGGCAATTTGCCAAGCGGATTTTGAATAATCCCGTGCAGTTTACCTTATCGGTATCCAAACCGGCCGAAGGCATCCTGCAAGTGGCCTACGAGGCGCAGGACGACCAAAAACCGGCCCTGATCAAAAGCCTGCTGGCCAAGCGAAAAGGAAAAAATGAACGGATTTTAATTTTTTCCAAAACCAAAGCTAGCGTTAAAAATGTCGTAGGCATTTTGCGTTCGGCAGGGTTGGAGGTCGGTGAAATCCATTCGGATTTTGAACAAAACGAGCGAGAGTTAACCCTGCGGGCCTTTAAAAATGGGACGGTTAATATCCTCGTGGCTACGGATATTTTATCACGTGGAATTGATGCCAGTGATATTCGCCTGGTCATTAATTACGATGTGCCTGGTGATGCAGAAGATTATATCCACCGTATAGGCCGAACCGCTCGTGCCAATTCTGATGGACTGGCCTTGACCTTCATTAATAAACAAGACCGTCGGAAATTTCGCAATATTGAAGAACTGATGGAAAAAGAGGTCCGAAAACTTCCACTACCCGATGACGTCCCGCCCTCTAAAGAATCAACGAATCGCCCTCAGAACGCTCGCCCCGGTAGAAACGGTCGCTCGGCTAATGGAAGATCCTCGTCTGGTCCGAAAAGCCGAAATCCAAGTAGAAATTCTAACCCAAAGCGGAGCAAAAGACCTAATTAGAGCTTGTTTAGAGGTAGGCTTTGGAAGCGAAAATATTTAATTATGGGTTCTCACAAAGCTTCCCGATGAATCGGGACAAGCTATTTTTCGGTGCATAGCAGGGCTAAGGACCGAAAAATAGCTGCGGTGAGGTTCCATAAGTGGATATTTGCAGCCCAAATGCTACCTCCAAACAAGCTCTAAGGCGTTAAAGTTGGAACACTTTCTTTAATTGT containing:
- the murC gene encoding UDP-N-acetylmuramate--L-alanine ligase — encoded protein: MEQNMNLKDIRTCYFVGIGGIGMSAIARYFNRIGIAVHGYDKTETKLTKTLVSEGIHIHYEDDLTKIPTGVDLVVYTPAVPATLGELQYLKSQGLPIKKRAEVLGIISRGRKTIAIAGTHGKTTTTTITTHLLREGGIDCSAFLGGIAQNYGSNFIAGKSEWVVVEADEYDRSFLQLSPDIAAILSMDADHLDIYGDKENMLETGFKAFARKLGPEGELWVRQDLQSHFPHAHTFGLETGEAKSSQIAVEEGFFTFDYNGPKGEIKGLKFTLPGRHNIENATVAITIALGLGVKPAAIRQALMTFKGIKRRFDIIHRSEEVVYIDDYAHHPTELKAAIQAARQLFPGRHICGIFQPHLYSRTRDFVDGFAEALDGLDEPILMDIYPARELPIPGVTSMMILERMKNKHKRLLAREDILPYLQANKVDVLLTLGAGNIDQLIEPISSLLS
- a CDS encoding cell division protein FtsQ/DivIB, encoding MANKRISPDYIKSLKKIGWAVLFFVSLGLVFNSVGKKENAAVKKINVNISPLSDGSKLVTEDDIEKTIELRFGVPLTALAVKEVNIERLERVLEEDPFIIDAEAYLDAQNRVTIDIVQREPILRVIDNNGLNYYLDKDGFKMPLSEHYSARVMVATGNLPPHVPSFLTRPQNYLREVFELTEILKADDFFKALIQQIHVSNRGELTLIPVVGRHKIYFGRYRDPEDKLERLKVYYQKILPNEGFRRHSSIDLRYKGQVVGKR
- the ftsA gene encoding cell division protein FtsA, which codes for METKPFNSNVVVALDIGTTKVCAIAGRRNEHGKLEILGFGKVDSEGVLRGVVSNIEKTVKAIGEATEYARRSAKTDFKVVQVGIAGQHIKSLQHRGILTRDNDHTEISMRDIDRLISDMYKLVLPPGDKILHVIPQEYTVDNEQGITDPIGMSGIRLEANFHIITGQISASNNIHRCVERTGLKVANMTLEPIASAAAVLSEEEKEAGVALVDIGGGTTDITVFQDGIIRHTAVIPFGGNVITKDIKEGCSVMAQQAERLKIKFGSALADEVYDNRIITIPGLKGRDPKEISEKNLARIIQARVEEILDYVVWEIRRSGYERKLIGGLVLTGGGALLNHIDKLAEFHTGISARIGIPVEHLAHGYSEQLSSPIYATGVGLLLKGLDDLDTGKFVIEEKEEEPELTTVEDVNTNKWYDQLFKKTKEWFETEPDTDF
- the ftsZ gene encoding cell division protein FtsZ; translated protein: MMFDLPKDESPIIKVIGVGGGGSNAVTHMYRQGIVGVDFAVCNTDSQAMDLSPVPTRMQLGPNLTEGRGAGNKPNIGKLACEESIEEIRKYLDNNCKMLFITAGMGGGTGTGAGPIIAKAAREMDILTVGIVTLPFTFEGRKRTVHGAEGLEEMKRNVDTLIVISNDKLRQIHGNLSISDAFSRADNILTTAAKGIAEIITVPGYVNVDFEDVNTVMRDSGVAIMGTASAEGEDRARRAVDEALHSPLLEDNDIKGAQHILLNITSGTKEVTMDEIFEITEFVQEEAGYGTDLIWGNCYDESLGEKISVTVIATGFDNRTNHLKTKQDDRIIVSLDDETTKPITHQPDKKKGLSDIGFEGFNEASSQTIEFDDVRSTIDKYQRNRYSYDEPYQKDQDKEKREEEMRRQKEQEIKRRERLRNTNLKLSNPNTINELEAEPAYLRRGVHLDDVPSSGDETMSKWTISDDDELEFRQNNSYLHDNVD
- a CDS encoding DEAD/DEAH box helicase; translation: MNFRELHLNELLLEGLDAMGFEKATPIQEKAIPAIIKGQDIIACAQTGTGKTAAFLLPVLDRLITKPATGIDTLILVPTRELATQIDQQLDGFAYFLDITSLPIYGGRDGASFEQEKKALSMGASIIVATPGRLIAHLNMGYVKMDKLRHLILDEADRMLDMGFINDIQKIIDFLPKNRQTLMFSATMPSKIRQFAKRILNNPVQFTLSVSKPAEGILQVAYEAQDDQKPALIKSLLAKRKGKNERILIFSKTKASVKNVVGILRSAGLEVGEIHSDFEQNERELTLRAFKNGTVNILVATDILSRGIDASDIRLVINYDVPGDAEDYIHRIGRTARANSDGLALTFINKQDRRKFRNIEELMEKEVRKLPLPDDVPPSKESTNRPQNARPGRNGRSANGRSSSGPKSRNPSRNSNPKRSKRPN